One part of the Lotus japonicus ecotype B-129 chromosome 2, LjGifu_v1.2 genome encodes these proteins:
- the LOC130739856 gene encoding transcription factor MYB124 translates to MQDMKQQQKQKQLASEESKKKERHIVTWTQEEDDILREQIGLHGTDNWAIIASKFKDKTTRQCRRRWYTYLNSDFKKGGWSPEEDMLLCEAQKIFGNRWTEIAKVVSGRTDNAVKNRFSTLCKKRAKYEALAKENSTSYINSNNKRVIFQQEHKTDTASESAVLKKMRRSHIPDGAEKINFADRSHKQNGTPMNQQSRAPFAVLPQNSHNVNKLQDQDHVCNVKFGGDAQNNKIEGTYLKKDDPKISALMQQAELLSSLALKVDVENMDQSLENAWKVLQEFLNRTKESDIPGYKLPDLQLADLKDLLDDLKSCSDEIQTSWRHMELYEDSPSSSEHSTGSTLVPHSAGENLEHSLHQSIGTELTAIQIGDQKGGGCDQVVLSGATLDQDMLPSCEEQINNNGVVSALSSTDFSSPLQVTPLFRSLAAGVPSPQFSESERNFLMKTLGMESSSLNPSAKPSQPPPCKRALLQSL, encoded by the exons ATGCAAGATatgaagcagcagcagaagcagaagcagtTGGCCAGTGAAGAATCTAAGAAGAAGGAGCGTCACATTGTGACGTGGACTCAAGAG GAGGATGATATACTCAGAGAGCAGATTGGTCTCCATGGGACTGACAA TTGGGCAATAATTGCTTCTAAATTCAAGGACAAAACGACAAGACAGTGCAGAAGAAG ATGGTACACTTACTTGAATTCTGACTTCAAGAAAGGAGGATGGTCTCCAGAGGAAGATATGCTCTTATGTGAG GCTCAAAAAATATTTGGTAATAGGTGGACAGAAATAGCTAAGGTGGTTTCAGGCAG AACGGATAATGCTGTGAAAAACCGTTTCTCCACATTGTGCAAAAAGAGAGCAAAGTATGAAGCCTTAGCAAAAGAAAACAGCACATCATACATCAATTCAAATAACAAGAGGGTTATTTTCCAACAAGAGCATAAGACAGACACAGCATCAGAATCTGCAGTACTTAAGAAGATGAG GAGGTCCCATATCCCTGATGGCGCAGAAAAGATCAACTTTGCAGACAGATCACATAAACAAAATGGAACTCCTATGAATCAGCAGTCAAGAGCACCATTTGCTGTTTTACCTCAAAACTCTCATAATGTCAACAAGTTGCAAGACCAGGATCACGTCTGCAATGTGAAGTTTGGTGGTGATG CCCAAAACAACAAGATCGAAGGAACATATCTTAAAAAGGATGATCCAAAGATAAGTGCATTGATGCAGCAAGCAGAGCTACTAAGTTCACTGGCTCTAAAAGTTGATGTAGAGAACATGGACCAAAGTCTTGAAAATGCATGGAAG GTCCTTCAAGAGTTTCTGAACCGAACTAAAGAATCAGATATTCCCGGATATAAGCTTCCAGATTTACAGCTTGCAGATCTGAAAGATTTATTGGATGACTTAAAGAGTTGTAGTGATGAAATCCAGACAAGTTGGAG GCATATGGAGCTATATGAAGACTCTCCAAGCAGTTCTGAACACAGTACAGGATCAACTCTCGTGCCCCATTCTGCTGGTGAGAATTTGGAACACTCACTGCATCAAAGTATTGGAACTGAACTGACGGCTATACAAATTGGAGATCAAAAAGGAGGAGGATGTGATCAAGTGGTTCTTTCTGGTGCAACTTTGGATCAAG ACATGCTCCCATCTTGTGAGGAACAAATAAACAATAATGGTGTTGTTTCCGCCTTATCAAGTACAGACTTCAGTTCTCCTCTTCAAGTTACCCCTCTGTTCAGATCCTTAGCTGCAGGAGTTCCTAGCCCACAATTTTCAGAAAGT gaaaggaacttccttatgaaaacaCTCGGAATGGAGTCTTCATCTCTCAATCCAAGTGCCAAGCCTTCACAACCGCCGCCCTGCAAAAGAGCCCTCCTACAGAGCTTATAA
- the LOC130739857 gene encoding UDP-galactose/UDP-glucose transporter 3, with the protein MEAHGGGLRRVLVLAFCVAGIWSAYIYQGVLQETLSTKRFGPDGERFEHLAFLNLAQNVVCLIWSYIMLKMWSNGNSGGAPWWSYWSAGITNTIGPAMGIEALKYISYPAQVLAKSSKMIPVMLMGTLVYGIRYTLPEYLCTFLVAGGVSTFALLKTSSKTMSKLARPNAPLGYGLCFLNLAFDGFTNATQDSLKARYPKTSAWDIMLGMNLWGTVYNMIYMFGWPSGSGYEAVRFCQQHPEAAWDIFLYCCCGAVGQNFIFLTISRFGSLANTTITTTRKFVSIVVSSLLSGNPLSTKQWVCVSMVFSGLSYQIYLKWQKLQRLQKKRKAM; encoded by the exons ATGGAGGCTCACGGCGGCGGTCTCCGCCGCGTCCTGGTGCTCGCCTTCTGCGTCGCCGGAATTTGGTCGGCGTACATCTACCAAGGCGTTCTTCAGGAAACCCT GTCGACGAAGCGATTCGGTCCAGACGGTGAGAGATTCGAGCACCTTGCGTTTCTGAACTTGGCGCAGAACGTGGTGTGCTTAATCTGGTCATATATAA TGTTAAAAATGTGGTCTAATGGAAATTCTGGTGGTGCTCCTTGGTGGTCTTACTGGAGTGCTGGTATTACCAACACCATTGGTCCTGCTATGGGAATTGAAGCATTGAAGTATATTAGCTACCCTGCTCAA GTGCTGGCTAAGTCATCGAAAATGATTCCAG TTATGTTGATGGGTACCTTAGTATATGGTATAAGATACACTTTGCCAGAATACCTTTGCACTTTCCTTGTTGCTGGAGGGGTATCAACATTTGCCCTTCTTAAG ACTAGCTCTAAGACTATGAGCAAGCTGGCACGTCCCAATGCTCCCCTTGGATATGGGCTATGTTTCTTGAACCTTGCTTTTGATGGGTTTACTAATGCAACTCAGGATTCCTTGAAAGCAAG GTACCCAAAAACAAGTGCTTGGGATATAATGTTGGGCATGAATTTATGGGGAACCGTATACAATATGATTTACATGTTTGGATGGCCCAGTGGCAGTGGATATGAGGCAGTTCGCTTTTGCCAACAGCATCCAGAGGCAGCATGGGATATCTTTCTGTATTGCTGCTGTGGTGCAGTAGGCCAGAATTTCATCTTCTTGACTATTAGCCGGTTTGGCTCTTTAGCTAATACTACCATCACTACCACTCGCAAATTTGTTAGCATTGTCGTGTCATCACTATTGAGCGGGAATCCCCTCTCAACAAAGCAATGGGTGTGTGTTTCTATGGTATTCTCTGGATTGTCATACCAGATCTACCTCAAGTGGCAGAAGTTGCAGAGATTgcagaagaagagaaaagccATGTAG
- the LOC130739858 gene encoding probable serine/threonine-protein kinase PBL3: MGNCLDSSAKVDAAQSSRSTSASGISKTTPSSISISSYSEKSNASSLPTPRSEGEILSSPNLKAFTFNELKNATRNFRPDSLLGEGGFGYVYKGWIDEHSFTAAKPGSGMVVAVKRLKPEGFQGHKEWLTEVNYLGQLYHPNLVKLIGYCLDGENRLLVYEFMPKGSLENHLFRRGPQPLSWSVRMKVAIGAARGLSFLHNAKSQVIYRDFKASNILLDAEFNAKLSDFGLAKAGPTGDRTHVSTQVMGTQGYAAPEYVATGRLTAKSDVYSFGVVLLELLSGRRAVDKTIAGVDQNLVDWARPYLGDKRRLFRIMDSKLEGQYPQKGAFMAATLALQCLNNEAKARPPMTQVLETLEQIEAPKNAGRNSLAQHHNNRFQTPVRRSPARNRTPLNLTPTASPLPSPLPAHRHSPRAH, encoded by the exons ATGGGTAACTGTCTTGATTCTTCTGCTAAAGTTGATGCTGCTCAAAGCTCCAGATCCACTTCTG CATCAGGAATCTCAAAAACTACTCCTTCCAGCATTTCTATTTCCTCATACAGTGAAAAAAGCAATGCCTCAAGTCTTCCCACACCGAGGTCTGAGGGTGAAATCTTGTCTTCTCCCAATCTTAAGGCTTTCACATTCAATGAGCTGAAAAACGCCACCAGAAACTTCCGTCCCGACAGTCTTCTTGGTGAAGGGGGATTTGGTTATGTTTATAAAGGATGGATTGATGAACACTCGTTTACAGCTGCAAAACCTGGTTCGGGAATGGTTGTTGCTGTGAAGAGGCTTAAGCCTGAAGGTTTTCAAGGTCACAAGGAGTGGTTG ACTGAGGTTAACTACCTTGGACAACTCTACCATCCTAATCTCGTTAAACTAATTGGGTACTGCTTGGACGGAGAGAACCGGCTATTGGTCTACGAGTTCATGCCCAAAGGGAGCTTGGAGAATCATCTGTTTAGAA GGGGACCACAACCACTCTCTTGGTCAGTGAGGATGAAAGTGGCCATTGGTGCTGCCAGAGGACTCTCGTTTCTTCATAATGCCAAATCACAAGTCATATACCGTGATTTTAAAGCTTCTAACATCCTTCTGGATGCT GAGTTCAATGCTAAACTTTCTGATTTTGGCTTAGCTAAGGCGGGTCCTACTGGTGACAGAACTCATGTCTCTACTCAAGTCATGGGTACTCAAGGTTATGCTGCCCCTGAATATGTTGCAACTG GTCGGCTGACAGCCAAAAGTGACGTATACAGCTTCGGGGTTGTGTTGCTTGAGCTTCTATCTGGAAGACGAGCAGTTGACAAGACAATAGCTGGTGTGGACCAGAATCTGGTGGATTGGGCAAGACCATATTTGGGTGACAAACGAAGACTCTTCCGGATTATGGATTCCAAGTTGGAGGGACAGTATCCACAAAAAGGAGCCTTCATGGCTGCAACACTTGCTCTACAATGCCTTAACAATGAAGCCAAGGCAAGGCCTCCAATGACACAGGTTTTGGAAACTCTGGAACAGATAGAAGCTCCCAAAAATGCAGGAAGAAACTCCctagcacaacatcacaacaacAGATTCCAGACTCCTGTGAGAAGGTCTCCGGCGAGAAACAGGACACCTTTGAATCTAACTCCTACTGCATCGCCATTGCCATCGCCATTGCCAGCTCACCGACACTCTCCTCGTGCGCACTGA
- the LOC130737072 gene encoding uncharacterized protein LOC130737072 translates to MDKNSVEYQRLTWDALSKKINDLVNKVTATNIKNTAQELLSENLYWGDGLFCRACMAYQMASPASTDVFAALVAAVNTKFPEVTELLLKRIVWKFKIAYKWNVKPVLITNVKFVAHLLNQKVVDEIIALEMLDVLLKKPTDDSVQVAVYFVMVCGSALRKRSPKALRGVFKRLKEILHEGEVDKSVKFWIELLFSIRKTKFQGYPAIRPELDLVKNPEEISYFHQVSLDKPMDPEFSRDTFKYDPNYLEKYEEFTDDEEGSDADVHSEVGENELDDESGEESMQIKDETESNRVNLQRTNYSTVMSSLGVKEAGHKLVKIHHLEPGEVSDSESTTESDCERQRKRRRK, encoded by the coding sequence ATGGACAAGAACAGTGTTGAGTATCAGAGGTTAACATGGGATGCTTTGAGTAAGAAAATCAATGACTTGGTCAACAAGGTTACTGCTACCAACATCAAGAACACAGCTCAGGAGCTTCTCTCTGAGAATTTGTACTGGGGAGATGGCCTCTTTTGTAGGGCGTGTATGGCATACCAGATGGCGTCTCCGGCGTCCACTGATGTGTTTGCTGCTCTGGTAGCTGCCGTGAACACCAAGTTTCCTGAGGTGACGGAACTTTTACTCAAGAGGATTGTTTGGAAGTTCAAGATAGCGTATAAATGGAATGTCAAGCCCGTACTGATAACTAATGTTAAGTTTGTAGCACACCTGCTGAATCAGAAAGTAGTTGATGAGATCATTGCACTAGAGATGCTTGATGTTTTGCTCAAGAAGCCGACCGACGACAGTGTTCAAGTAGCGGTTTATTTCGTCATGGTATGTGGTTCAGCACTGCGGAAGCGCTCTCCTAAAGCCCTTCGCGGCGTCTTCAAGCGTCTTAAAGAAATTCTTCATGAAGGAGAAGTAGATAAAAGTGTTAAGTTTTGGATTGAGCTCTTGTTCTCGATAAGAAAAACCAAGTTTCAAGGCTATCCAGCTATTCGGCCGGAACTAGACCTTGTGAAGAATCCGGAAGAGATCTCATATTTTCATCAAGTCTCCTTAGATAAGCCCATGGATCCAGAGTTTTCCCGTGATACATTCAAATATGATCCCAATTATCTGGAGAAATATGAAGAGTTTACGGATGATGAGGAAGGCTCGGATGCTGATGTACATTCAGAGGTAGGTGAAAATGAATTAGATGATGAATCGGGTGAAGAAAGTATGCAAATTAAAGATGAAACAGAGTCAAATCGGGTAAATCTTCAAAGGACAAATTATTCAACCGTCATGTCCAGTCTAGGTGTTAAGGAAGCTGGTCATAAGCTTGTGAAAATTCATCATCTAGAGCCTGGTGAAGTTTCAGATTCTGAATCAACCACAGAAAGTGATTGTGAAcgacaaagaaaaagaagaagaaagtaa